One part of the Symphalangus syndactylus isolate Jambi chromosome 1, NHGRI_mSymSyn1-v2.1_pri, whole genome shotgun sequence genome encodes these proteins:
- the SALL3 gene encoding sal-like protein 3 isoform X3: MSRRKQAKPQHLKSDEELPPPDGAPEHAAPGDGADDADSGPESRSGGEETSVCEKCCAEFFKWADFLEHQRSCTKLPPVLIVHEDAPAPPPEDFPEPSPASSPSERAESEGTEEAGAEGAEGEARPVEKEAEPMDAEPAGDTRAPRPPPAAPAPPMPAYGAPSTNVTLEALLSTKVAVAQFSQGARAAGGSGAGGGVAAAAVPLILEQLMALQQQQIHQLQLIEQIRSQVALMQRPPPRPSLSPAAAPRAPGPAPSQRPGLGALPLSAGAPAAVPAGSGPAAPAAFEGAQPLSRPESGASTPGGPAEPSAPAAPAPAPAAPAPAPASQSAASSQPQSASTPPALAPGSLLGAAPGLPSPLLPQTSASGVIFPNPLVSIAATANALDPLSALMKHRKGKPPNVSVFEPKASAEDPFFKHKCRFCAKVFGSDSALQIHLRSHTGERPFKCNICGNRFSTKGNLKVHFQRHKEKYPHIQMNPYPVPEYLDNVPTCSGIPYGMSLPPEKPVTTWLDSKPVLPTVPTSVGLQLPPTVPGAHGYADSPSATPASRSPQRPSPASSECASLSPGLNHPESGVSATAESPQPLLGGPSLTKVEPVSLPCTNARAGDAPVGAQASAAPTSVDGAPTSLGSPGLPAVSEQFKAQFPFGGLLDSMQTSETSKLQQLVENIDKKMTDPNQCVICHRVLSCQSALKMHYRTHTGERPFKCKICGRAFTTKGNLKTHFGVHRAKPPLRVQHSCPICQKKFTNAVVLQQHIRMHMGGQIPNTPLPEGFQDAMDSELAYDDKNAETLSSYDDDMDENSMEDDAELKDAAGDPAKPLLSYTGSCPPSPPSVISSIAALENQMKMIDSVMSCQQLTGLKSVENGSGESDRMSNDSSSAVGDLESRSAGSPALSESSSSQALSPAPSNGESFRSKSPGLGAPEEPQEIPLKTERPDSPAPAPGSGGAPGCAGIKEEAPFSLLFLNRERGPSQSTPSLVSSAAPTMIKMEVNGHGKAMALGEGPPLPAGVQVPTGPLTVMGPGLAPMLAPPPRRTPKQHNCQSCGKTFSSASALQIHERTHTGEKPFGCTICGRAFTTKGNLKVRA; the protein is encoded by the exons ATGTCTCGGCGCAAGCAGGCCAAGCCCCAGCACCTCAAGTCGGACGAAGAGCTGCCGCCGCCTGACGGGGCTCCCGAGCACG CCGCCCCGGGGGACGGTGCGGACGACGCAGACAGCGGGCCCGAGAGCCGCAGCGGGGGCGAGGAGACCAGCGTGTGCGAGAAATGCTGCGCCGAGTTCTTCAAGTGGGCGGACTTCCTGGAGCACCAGCGGAGCTGCACCAAGCTCCCGCCCGTGCTGATCGTACACGAGGACGCGCCCGCGCCGCCCCCCGAGGACTTCCCCGAGCCTTCGCCCGCCAGCTCCCCCAGCGAGCGCGCCGAAAGCGAGGGGACCGAGGAGGCGGGTGCGGAGGGCGCGGAGGGCGAGGCCAGGCCGGTGGAGAAGGAGGCCGAGCCCATGGACGCGGAACCCGCAGGGGACACGCGCGCGCCCCGGCCCCCGCCTGCGGCCCCTGCACCCCCCATGCCCGCCTACGGCGCGCCCAGCACCAACGTGACCCTGGAGGCGCTGCTGAGCACCAAGGTGGCCGTGGCGCAGTTCTCGCAGGGCGCGCGCGCGGCGGGCGGCTCAGGCGCAGGTGGCGGTGTGGCAGCTGCGGCCGTGCCCCTGATCTTGGAACAGCTCATGGCCTTGCAGCAGCAGCAGATCCACCAGCTGCAGCTCATCGAGCAGATCCGCAGCCAGGTAGCCCTCATGCAGCGCCCGCCGCCGCGGCCCTCGCTCAGCCCCGCGGCCGCCCCGAGGGCACCGGGCCCGGCCCCCAGCCAGCGGCCCGGGCTAGGAGCGCTCCCGCTGTCGGCCGGGGCCCCTGCCGCCGTCCCCGCGGGGTCGGGCCCCGCCGCCCCAGCCGCGTTCGAGGGCGCGCAGCCGCTGTCCCGACCCGAGTCTGGCGCCAGCACCCCCGGCGGCCCTGCAGAGCCCAGCGCGCCCGCCGCCCCCGCTCCTGCCCCCGCTGCCCCCGCCCCGGCCCCAGCGTCGCAGAGCGCGGCTTCCTCGCAGCCGCAGAGCGCGTCCACGCCGCCTGCCCTGGCCCCGGGGTCCCTGCTGGGCGCGGCGCCGGGCCTGCCAAGCCCGCTTCTACCTCAGACCTCCGCCAGCGGCGTCATCTTCCCCAACCCGCTGGTCAGCATCGCGGCCACGGCCAACGCCCTGGACCCGCTGTCCGCGCTCATGAAGCACCGCAAGGGCAAGCCGCCCAATGTGTCGGTGTTCGAGCCCAAGGCCAGCGCCGAGGACCCCTTCTTCAAGCACAAATGCCGCTTCTGCGCCAAGGTCTTCGGCAGCGACAGCGCGCTCCAGATCCACCTGCGCTCTCACACAGGCGAGCGGCCCTTCAAGTGCAACATCTGCGGGAACCGCTTCTCCACCAAAGGCAACCTGAAGGTGCACTTCCAGAGGCACAAGGAGAAGTACCCGCACATCCAGATGAACCCTTACCCGGTCCCCGAGTACCTGGACAACGTGCCCACTTGCTCGGGCATCCCCTACGGCATGTCGCTGCCCCCCGAGAAGCCCGTGACCACCTGGCTGGACAGCAAGCCCGTGCTGCCCACCGTGCCCACGTCCGTGGGGCTGCAACTGCCGCCCACTGTCCCTGGCGCGCACGGCTACGCCGACTCCCCCAGCGCCACCCCCGCCAGCCGCTCCCCACAGAGGCCATCGCCCGCCTCCAGCGAGTGCGCTTCCTTGTCCCCAGGCCTCAACCACCCGGAGTCCGGCGTGTCTGCCACCGCCGAGTCCCCACAGCCACTTCTCGGCGGGCCGTCCCTGACTAAAGTCGAGCCCGTCAGCCTGCCTTGCACCAACGCCAGGGCCGGGGACGCTCCCGTGGGTGCTCAGGCCAGCGCTGCGCCCACATCGGTGGACGGCGCACCCACGAGCCTTGGCAGCCCCGGGTTGCCCGCCGTCTCCGAGCAGTTCAAGGCCCAGTTTCCGTTCGGGGGGCTGCTAGACTCGATGCAAACGTCGGAAACCTCGAAGCTGCAGCAGCTGGTGGAGAATATCGACAAGAAGATGACGGACCCGAACCAGTGCGTCATCTGCCACCGGGTGCTGAGCTGCCAGAGCGCGCTGAAGATGCACTACCGGACGCACACGGGGGAGCGGCCGTTCAAGTGCAAGATCTGCGGCCGCGCCTTCACCACCAAGGGCAACCTCAAGACGCACTTCGGCGTGCACCGTGCAAAGCCGCCCCTGCGCGTGCAGCACTCCTGCCCCATTTGCCAGAAGAAGTTCACCAACGCCGTAGTCCTGCAGCAGCACATACGCATGCACATGGGCGGCCAGATCCCCAACACGCCGCTGCCCGAGGGCTTCCAGGATGCCATGGACTCCGAGCTGGCCTACGACGACAAGAACGCGGAGACCCTGAGCAGCTACGACGACGACATGGACGAGAACTCCATGGAGGACGACGCCGAGCTGAAGGACGCGGCCGGCGACCCAGCCAAGCCGCTCCTGTCCTACACGGGGTCCTGCCCGCCCTCCCCGCCCTCGGTCATCTCCAGCATTGCCGCCCTGGAGAACCAGATGAAGATGATCGACTCCGTCATGAGCTGCCAGCAGCTGACCGGCCTCAAGTCCGTGGAGAACGGGTCCGGAGAGAGCGACCGCATGAGCAACGACTCCTCGTCGGCCGTGGGCGACCTGGAGAGCCGCAGCGCGGGCAGCCCCGCCCTGTCCGAGTCCTCGTCCTCGCAGGCCCTGTCGCCGGCCCCCAGCAATGGCGAGAGCTTCCGCTCCAAGTCCCCGGGCCTGGGCGCCCCGGAGGAGCCCCAGGAAATCCCGCTCAAGACCGAGAGGCCCGACAGCCCGGCCCCCGCCCCGGGCAGCGGAGGCGCCCCTGGCTGCGCGGGCATCAAGGAGGAGGCGCCCTTCAGCCTGCTGTTCCTGAACAGGGAGCGGG GTCCCAGCCAAAGCACTCCTAGCCTGGTCTCCAGCGCCGCACCCACCATGATCAAAATGGAAGTGAACGGTCACGGCAAGGCCATGGCGCTGGGCGAGGGTCCCCCGCTGCCCGCGGGCGTCCAGGTCCCCACCGGGCCTCTGACAGTGATGGGCCCGGGCCTGGCGCCCATGCTGGCCCCCCCGCCGCGCCGGACGCCCAAGCAGCACAACTGCCAGTCATGCGGGAAGACCTTCTCCTCGGCCAGCGCCCTGCAGATCCATGAGCGCACGCACACCGGCGAGAAGCCGTTCGGCTGCACCATCTGTGGCCGGGCCTTCACCACTAAGGGCAACCTCAAGGTAAGAGCATAG
- the SALL3 gene encoding sal-like protein 3 isoform X2 has product MSRRKQAKPQHLKSDEELPPPDGAPEHAAPGDGADDADSGPESRSGGEETSVCEKCCAEFFKWADFLEHQRSCTKLPPVLIVHEDAPAPPPEDFPEPSPASSPSERAESEGTEEAGAEGAEGEARPVEKEAEPMDAEPAGDTRAPRPPPAAPAPPMPAYGAPSTNVTLEALLSTKVAVAQFSQGARAAGGSGAGGGVAAAAVPLILEQLMALQQQQIHQLQLIEQIRSQVALMQRPPPRPSLSPAAAPRAPGPAPSQRPGLGALPLSAGAPAAVPAGSGPAAPAAFEGAQPLSRPESGASTPGGPAEPSAPAAPAPAPAAPAPAPASQSAASSQPQSASTPPALAPGSLLGAAPGLPSPLLPQTSASGVIFPNPLVSIAATANALDPLSALMKHRKGKPPNVSVFEPKASAEDPFFKHKCRFCAKVFGSDSALQIHLRSHTGERPFKCNICGNRFSTKGNLKVHFQRHKEKYPHIQMNPYPVPEYLDNVPTCSGIPYGMSLPPEKPVTTWLDSKPVLPTVPTSVGLQLPPTVPGAHGYADSPSATPASRSPQRPSPASSECASLSPGLNHPESGVSATAESPQPLLGGPSLTKVEPVSLPCTNARAGDAPVGAQASAAPTSVDGAPTSLGSPGLPAVSEQFKAQFPFGGLLDSMQTSETSKLQQLVENIDKKMTDPNQCVICHRVLSCQSALKMHYRTHTGERPFKCKICGRAFTTKGNLKTHFGVHRAKPPLRVQHSCPICQKKFTNAVVLQQHIRMHMGGQIPNTPLPEGFQDAMDSELAYDDKNAETLSSYDDDMDENSMEDDAELKDAAGDPAKPLLSYTGSCPPSPPSVISSIAALENQMKMIDSVMSCQQLTGLKSVENGSGESDRMSNDSSSAVGDLESRSAGSPALSESSSSQALSPAPSNGESFRSKSPGLGAPEEPQEIPLKTERPDSPAPAPGSGGAPGCAGIKEEAPFSLLFLNRERGPSQSTPSLVSSAAPTMIKMEVNGHGKAMALGEGPPLPAGVQVPTGPLTVMGPGLAPMLAPPPRRTPKQHNCQSCGKTFSSASALQIHERTHTGEKPFGCTICGRAFTTKGNLKVHMGTHMWNNAPARRGRRLSVENPMALLGGDALKFSEMFQKDLAARAMNVDPSFWNQYAAAITNGLAMKNNEISVIQNGGIPQLPVSLGGSALPPLGTMASGMDKARTGSSPPIVSLDKASSETAASRPFTRFIEDNKEIGIN; this is encoded by the exons ATGTCTCGGCGCAAGCAGGCCAAGCCCCAGCACCTCAAGTCGGACGAAGAGCTGCCGCCGCCTGACGGGGCTCCCGAGCACG CCGCCCCGGGGGACGGTGCGGACGACGCAGACAGCGGGCCCGAGAGCCGCAGCGGGGGCGAGGAGACCAGCGTGTGCGAGAAATGCTGCGCCGAGTTCTTCAAGTGGGCGGACTTCCTGGAGCACCAGCGGAGCTGCACCAAGCTCCCGCCCGTGCTGATCGTACACGAGGACGCGCCCGCGCCGCCCCCCGAGGACTTCCCCGAGCCTTCGCCCGCCAGCTCCCCCAGCGAGCGCGCCGAAAGCGAGGGGACCGAGGAGGCGGGTGCGGAGGGCGCGGAGGGCGAGGCCAGGCCGGTGGAGAAGGAGGCCGAGCCCATGGACGCGGAACCCGCAGGGGACACGCGCGCGCCCCGGCCCCCGCCTGCGGCCCCTGCACCCCCCATGCCCGCCTACGGCGCGCCCAGCACCAACGTGACCCTGGAGGCGCTGCTGAGCACCAAGGTGGCCGTGGCGCAGTTCTCGCAGGGCGCGCGCGCGGCGGGCGGCTCAGGCGCAGGTGGCGGTGTGGCAGCTGCGGCCGTGCCCCTGATCTTGGAACAGCTCATGGCCTTGCAGCAGCAGCAGATCCACCAGCTGCAGCTCATCGAGCAGATCCGCAGCCAGGTAGCCCTCATGCAGCGCCCGCCGCCGCGGCCCTCGCTCAGCCCCGCGGCCGCCCCGAGGGCACCGGGCCCGGCCCCCAGCCAGCGGCCCGGGCTAGGAGCGCTCCCGCTGTCGGCCGGGGCCCCTGCCGCCGTCCCCGCGGGGTCGGGCCCCGCCGCCCCAGCCGCGTTCGAGGGCGCGCAGCCGCTGTCCCGACCCGAGTCTGGCGCCAGCACCCCCGGCGGCCCTGCAGAGCCCAGCGCGCCCGCCGCCCCCGCTCCTGCCCCCGCTGCCCCCGCCCCGGCCCCAGCGTCGCAGAGCGCGGCTTCCTCGCAGCCGCAGAGCGCGTCCACGCCGCCTGCCCTGGCCCCGGGGTCCCTGCTGGGCGCGGCGCCGGGCCTGCCAAGCCCGCTTCTACCTCAGACCTCCGCCAGCGGCGTCATCTTCCCCAACCCGCTGGTCAGCATCGCGGCCACGGCCAACGCCCTGGACCCGCTGTCCGCGCTCATGAAGCACCGCAAGGGCAAGCCGCCCAATGTGTCGGTGTTCGAGCCCAAGGCCAGCGCCGAGGACCCCTTCTTCAAGCACAAATGCCGCTTCTGCGCCAAGGTCTTCGGCAGCGACAGCGCGCTCCAGATCCACCTGCGCTCTCACACAGGCGAGCGGCCCTTCAAGTGCAACATCTGCGGGAACCGCTTCTCCACCAAAGGCAACCTGAAGGTGCACTTCCAGAGGCACAAGGAGAAGTACCCGCACATCCAGATGAACCCTTACCCGGTCCCCGAGTACCTGGACAACGTGCCCACTTGCTCGGGCATCCCCTACGGCATGTCGCTGCCCCCCGAGAAGCCCGTGACCACCTGGCTGGACAGCAAGCCCGTGCTGCCCACCGTGCCCACGTCCGTGGGGCTGCAACTGCCGCCCACTGTCCCTGGCGCGCACGGCTACGCCGACTCCCCCAGCGCCACCCCCGCCAGCCGCTCCCCACAGAGGCCATCGCCCGCCTCCAGCGAGTGCGCTTCCTTGTCCCCAGGCCTCAACCACCCGGAGTCCGGCGTGTCTGCCACCGCCGAGTCCCCACAGCCACTTCTCGGCGGGCCGTCCCTGACTAAAGTCGAGCCCGTCAGCCTGCCTTGCACCAACGCCAGGGCCGGGGACGCTCCCGTGGGTGCTCAGGCCAGCGCTGCGCCCACATCGGTGGACGGCGCACCCACGAGCCTTGGCAGCCCCGGGTTGCCCGCCGTCTCCGAGCAGTTCAAGGCCCAGTTTCCGTTCGGGGGGCTGCTAGACTCGATGCAAACGTCGGAAACCTCGAAGCTGCAGCAGCTGGTGGAGAATATCGACAAGAAGATGACGGACCCGAACCAGTGCGTCATCTGCCACCGGGTGCTGAGCTGCCAGAGCGCGCTGAAGATGCACTACCGGACGCACACGGGGGAGCGGCCGTTCAAGTGCAAGATCTGCGGCCGCGCCTTCACCACCAAGGGCAACCTCAAGACGCACTTCGGCGTGCACCGTGCAAAGCCGCCCCTGCGCGTGCAGCACTCCTGCCCCATTTGCCAGAAGAAGTTCACCAACGCCGTAGTCCTGCAGCAGCACATACGCATGCACATGGGCGGCCAGATCCCCAACACGCCGCTGCCCGAGGGCTTCCAGGATGCCATGGACTCCGAGCTGGCCTACGACGACAAGAACGCGGAGACCCTGAGCAGCTACGACGACGACATGGACGAGAACTCCATGGAGGACGACGCCGAGCTGAAGGACGCGGCCGGCGACCCAGCCAAGCCGCTCCTGTCCTACACGGGGTCCTGCCCGCCCTCCCCGCCCTCGGTCATCTCCAGCATTGCCGCCCTGGAGAACCAGATGAAGATGATCGACTCCGTCATGAGCTGCCAGCAGCTGACCGGCCTCAAGTCCGTGGAGAACGGGTCCGGAGAGAGCGACCGCATGAGCAACGACTCCTCGTCGGCCGTGGGCGACCTGGAGAGCCGCAGCGCGGGCAGCCCCGCCCTGTCCGAGTCCTCGTCCTCGCAGGCCCTGTCGCCGGCCCCCAGCAATGGCGAGAGCTTCCGCTCCAAGTCCCCGGGCCTGGGCGCCCCGGAGGAGCCCCAGGAAATCCCGCTCAAGACCGAGAGGCCCGACAGCCCGGCCCCCGCCCCGGGCAGCGGAGGCGCCCCTGGCTGCGCGGGCATCAAGGAGGAGGCGCCCTTCAGCCTGCTGTTCCTGAACAGGGAGCGGG GTCCCAGCCAAAGCACTCCTAGCCTGGTCTCCAGCGCCGCACCCACCATGATCAAAATGGAAGTGAACGGTCACGGCAAGGCCATGGCGCTGGGCGAGGGTCCCCCGCTGCCCGCGGGCGTCCAGGTCCCCACCGGGCCTCTGACAGTGATGGGCCCGGGCCTGGCGCCCATGCTGGCCCCCCCGCCGCGCCGGACGCCCAAGCAGCACAACTGCCAGTCATGCGGGAAGACCTTCTCCTCGGCCAGCGCCCTGCAGATCCATGAGCGCACGCACACCGGCGAGAAGCCGTTCGGCTGCACCATCTGTGGCCGGGCCTTCACCACTAAGGGCAACCTCAAG GTGCACATGGGGACACACATGTGGAATAACGCCCCCGCGAGACGCGGCCGCCGCCTGTCTGTGGAGAACCCCATGGCTCTCCTAGGGGGTGATGCCCTGAAGTTCTCTGAAATGTTCCAGAAGGACCTGGCAGCTCGGGCAATGAACGTCGACCCCAGTTTTTGGAACCAGTATGCTGCAGCCATCACTAACGGGCTCGCCATGAAGAACAACGAGATCTCTGTCATCCAGAACGGAGGCATCCCCCAGCTCCCCGTGAGTCTCGGGGGCAGCGCCCTCCCCCCTCTGGGCACCATGGCCAGTGGGATGGACAAAGCGCGCACTGGCAGTAGCCCACCCATCGTCAGCTTGGACAAAGCAAGCTCAGAAACAGCAGCCAGCCGCCCATTCACGCGGTTTATCGAGGATAACAAGGAGATTGGTATCAACTAG
- the SALL3 gene encoding sal-like protein 3 isoform X1, producing the protein MSRRKQAKPQHLKSDEELPPPDGAPEHAAPGDGADDADSGPESRSGGEETSVCEKCCAEFFKWADFLEHQRSCTKLPPVLIVHEDAPAPPPEDFPEPSPASSPSERAESEGTEEAGAEGAEGEARPVEKEAEPMDAEPAGDTRAPRPPPAAPAPPMPAYGAPSTNVTLEALLSTKVAVAQFSQGARAAGGSGAGGGVAAAAVPLILEQLMALQQQQIHQLQLIEQIRSQVALMQRPPPRPSLSPAAAPRAPGPAPSQRPGLGALPLSAGAPAAVPAGSGPAAPAAFEGAQPLSRPESGASTPGGPAEPSAPAAPAPAPAAPAPAPASQSAASSQPQSASTPPALAPGSLLGAAPGLPSPLLPQTSASGVIFPNPLVSIAATANALDPLSALMKHRKGKPPNVSVFEPKASAEDPFFKHKCRFCAKVFGSDSALQIHLRSHTGERPFKCNICGNRFSTKGNLKVHFQRHKEKYPHIQMNPYPVPEYLDNVPTCSGIPYGMSLPPEKPVTTWLDSKPVLPTVPTSVGLQLPPTVPGAHGYADSPSATPASRSPQRPSPASSECASLSPGLNHPESGVSATAESPQPLLGGPSLTKVEPVSLPCTNARAGDAPVGAQASAAPTSVDGAPTSLGSPGLPAVSEQFKAQFPFGGLLDSMQTSETSKLQQLVENIDKKMTDPNQCVICHRVLSCQSALKMHYRTHTGERPFKCKICGRAFTTKGNLKTHFGVHRAKPPLRVQHSCPICQKKFTNAVVLQQHIRMHMGGQIPNTPLPEGFQDAMDSELAYDDKNAETLSSYDDDMDENSMEDDAELKDAAGDPAKPLLSYTGSCPPSPPSVISSIAALENQMKMIDSVMSCQQLTGLKSVENGSGESDRMSNDSSSAVGDLESRSAGSPALSESSSSQALSPAPSNGESFRSKSPGLGAPEEPQEIPLKTERPDSPAPAPGSGGAPGCAGIKEEAPFSLLFLNRERGKCPSTVCGVCGKPFACKSALEIHYRSHTKERPFVCALCRRGCSTMGNLKQHLLTHRLKELPSQLFDPNFALGPSQSTPSLVSSAAPTMIKMEVNGHGKAMALGEGPPLPAGVQVPTGPLTVMGPGLAPMLAPPPRRTPKQHNCQSCGKTFSSASALQIHERTHTGEKPFGCTICGRAFTTKGNLKVHMGTHMWNNAPARRGRRLSVENPMALLGGDALKFSEMFQKDLAARAMNVDPSFWNQYAAAITNGLAMKNNEISVIQNGGIPQLPVSLGGSALPPLGTMASGMDKARTGSSPPIVSLDKASSETAASRPFTRFIEDNKEIGIN; encoded by the exons ATGTCTCGGCGCAAGCAGGCCAAGCCCCAGCACCTCAAGTCGGACGAAGAGCTGCCGCCGCCTGACGGGGCTCCCGAGCACG CCGCCCCGGGGGACGGTGCGGACGACGCAGACAGCGGGCCCGAGAGCCGCAGCGGGGGCGAGGAGACCAGCGTGTGCGAGAAATGCTGCGCCGAGTTCTTCAAGTGGGCGGACTTCCTGGAGCACCAGCGGAGCTGCACCAAGCTCCCGCCCGTGCTGATCGTACACGAGGACGCGCCCGCGCCGCCCCCCGAGGACTTCCCCGAGCCTTCGCCCGCCAGCTCCCCCAGCGAGCGCGCCGAAAGCGAGGGGACCGAGGAGGCGGGTGCGGAGGGCGCGGAGGGCGAGGCCAGGCCGGTGGAGAAGGAGGCCGAGCCCATGGACGCGGAACCCGCAGGGGACACGCGCGCGCCCCGGCCCCCGCCTGCGGCCCCTGCACCCCCCATGCCCGCCTACGGCGCGCCCAGCACCAACGTGACCCTGGAGGCGCTGCTGAGCACCAAGGTGGCCGTGGCGCAGTTCTCGCAGGGCGCGCGCGCGGCGGGCGGCTCAGGCGCAGGTGGCGGTGTGGCAGCTGCGGCCGTGCCCCTGATCTTGGAACAGCTCATGGCCTTGCAGCAGCAGCAGATCCACCAGCTGCAGCTCATCGAGCAGATCCGCAGCCAGGTAGCCCTCATGCAGCGCCCGCCGCCGCGGCCCTCGCTCAGCCCCGCGGCCGCCCCGAGGGCACCGGGCCCGGCCCCCAGCCAGCGGCCCGGGCTAGGAGCGCTCCCGCTGTCGGCCGGGGCCCCTGCCGCCGTCCCCGCGGGGTCGGGCCCCGCCGCCCCAGCCGCGTTCGAGGGCGCGCAGCCGCTGTCCCGACCCGAGTCTGGCGCCAGCACCCCCGGCGGCCCTGCAGAGCCCAGCGCGCCCGCCGCCCCCGCTCCTGCCCCCGCTGCCCCCGCCCCGGCCCCAGCGTCGCAGAGCGCGGCTTCCTCGCAGCCGCAGAGCGCGTCCACGCCGCCTGCCCTGGCCCCGGGGTCCCTGCTGGGCGCGGCGCCGGGCCTGCCAAGCCCGCTTCTACCTCAGACCTCCGCCAGCGGCGTCATCTTCCCCAACCCGCTGGTCAGCATCGCGGCCACGGCCAACGCCCTGGACCCGCTGTCCGCGCTCATGAAGCACCGCAAGGGCAAGCCGCCCAATGTGTCGGTGTTCGAGCCCAAGGCCAGCGCCGAGGACCCCTTCTTCAAGCACAAATGCCGCTTCTGCGCCAAGGTCTTCGGCAGCGACAGCGCGCTCCAGATCCACCTGCGCTCTCACACAGGCGAGCGGCCCTTCAAGTGCAACATCTGCGGGAACCGCTTCTCCACCAAAGGCAACCTGAAGGTGCACTTCCAGAGGCACAAGGAGAAGTACCCGCACATCCAGATGAACCCTTACCCGGTCCCCGAGTACCTGGACAACGTGCCCACTTGCTCGGGCATCCCCTACGGCATGTCGCTGCCCCCCGAGAAGCCCGTGACCACCTGGCTGGACAGCAAGCCCGTGCTGCCCACCGTGCCCACGTCCGTGGGGCTGCAACTGCCGCCCACTGTCCCTGGCGCGCACGGCTACGCCGACTCCCCCAGCGCCACCCCCGCCAGCCGCTCCCCACAGAGGCCATCGCCCGCCTCCAGCGAGTGCGCTTCCTTGTCCCCAGGCCTCAACCACCCGGAGTCCGGCGTGTCTGCCACCGCCGAGTCCCCACAGCCACTTCTCGGCGGGCCGTCCCTGACTAAAGTCGAGCCCGTCAGCCTGCCTTGCACCAACGCCAGGGCCGGGGACGCTCCCGTGGGTGCTCAGGCCAGCGCTGCGCCCACATCGGTGGACGGCGCACCCACGAGCCTTGGCAGCCCCGGGTTGCCCGCCGTCTCCGAGCAGTTCAAGGCCCAGTTTCCGTTCGGGGGGCTGCTAGACTCGATGCAAACGTCGGAAACCTCGAAGCTGCAGCAGCTGGTGGAGAATATCGACAAGAAGATGACGGACCCGAACCAGTGCGTCATCTGCCACCGGGTGCTGAGCTGCCAGAGCGCGCTGAAGATGCACTACCGGACGCACACGGGGGAGCGGCCGTTCAAGTGCAAGATCTGCGGCCGCGCCTTCACCACCAAGGGCAACCTCAAGACGCACTTCGGCGTGCACCGTGCAAAGCCGCCCCTGCGCGTGCAGCACTCCTGCCCCATTTGCCAGAAGAAGTTCACCAACGCCGTAGTCCTGCAGCAGCACATACGCATGCACATGGGCGGCCAGATCCCCAACACGCCGCTGCCCGAGGGCTTCCAGGATGCCATGGACTCCGAGCTGGCCTACGACGACAAGAACGCGGAGACCCTGAGCAGCTACGACGACGACATGGACGAGAACTCCATGGAGGACGACGCCGAGCTGAAGGACGCGGCCGGCGACCCAGCCAAGCCGCTCCTGTCCTACACGGGGTCCTGCCCGCCCTCCCCGCCCTCGGTCATCTCCAGCATTGCCGCCCTGGAGAACCAGATGAAGATGATCGACTCCGTCATGAGCTGCCAGCAGCTGACCGGCCTCAAGTCCGTGGAGAACGGGTCCGGAGAGAGCGACCGCATGAGCAACGACTCCTCGTCGGCCGTGGGCGACCTGGAGAGCCGCAGCGCGGGCAGCCCCGCCCTGTCCGAGTCCTCGTCCTCGCAGGCCCTGTCGCCGGCCCCCAGCAATGGCGAGAGCTTCCGCTCCAAGTCCCCGGGCCTGGGCGCCCCGGAGGAGCCCCAGGAAATCCCGCTCAAGACCGAGAGGCCCGACAGCCCGGCCCCCGCCCCGGGCAGCGGAGGCGCCCCTGGCTGCGCGGGCATCAAGGAGGAGGCGCCCTTCAGCCTGCTGTTCCTGAACAGGGAGCGGGGTAAGTGTCCCAGCactgtgtgtggtgtctgtggcAAGCCTTTTGCTTGCAAGAGCGCGTTGGAAATCCACTACCGCAGCCATACTAAGGAGCGGCCGTTCGTCTGCGCGCTCTGCAGGCGAGGGTGCTCCACTATGGGTAATTTAAAACAGCACTTACTGACACACAGATTGAAAGAGCTGCCTTCTCAGTTATTTGACCCCAACTTTGCTCTAGGTCCCAGCCAAAGCACTCCTAGCCTGGTCTCCAGCGCCGCACCCACCATGATCAAAATGGAAGTGAACGGTCACGGCAAGGCCATGGCGCTGGGCGAGGGTCCCCCGCTGCCCGCGGGCGTCCAGGTCCCCACCGGGCCTCTGACAGTGATGGGCCCGGGCCTGGCGCCCATGCTGGCCCCCCCGCCGCGCCGGACGCCCAAGCAGCACAACTGCCAGTCATGCGGGAAGACCTTCTCCTCGGCCAGCGCCCTGCAGATCCATGAGCGCACGCACACCGGCGAGAAGCCGTTCGGCTGCACCATCTGTGGCCGGGCCTTCACCACTAAGGGCAACCTCAAG GTGCACATGGGGACACACATGTGGAATAACGCCCCCGCGAGACGCGGCCGCCGCCTGTCTGTGGAGAACCCCATGGCTCTCCTAGGGGGTGATGCCCTGAAGTTCTCTGAAATGTTCCAGAAGGACCTGGCAGCTCGGGCAATGAACGTCGACCCCAGTTTTTGGAACCAGTATGCTGCAGCCATCACTAACGGGCTCGCCATGAAGAACAACGAGATCTCTGTCATCCAGAACGGAGGCATCCCCCAGCTCCCCGTGAGTCTCGGGGGCAGCGCCCTCCCCCCTCTGGGCACCATGGCCAGTGGGATGGACAAAGCGCGCACTGGCAGTAGCCCACCCATCGTCAGCTTGGACAAAGCAAGCTCAGAAACAGCAGCCAGCCGCCCATTCACGCGGTTTATCGAGGATAACAAGGAGATTGGTATCAACTAG